A genomic window from Vagococcus entomophilus includes:
- a CDS encoding phage tail protein, translating into MTKSPRIAIKNAYDTVLGFIDNSAKKALHFKDDTLHEYLQGNAFTFTFKTSAKHPDSLDIKEGGKISFVLDNVDYNLNIVEVIRDELTVEVTCYSLSLELVNEKKGAYKGKSLSFSQYLNVFDSEKTLNLVINEVSDKKISNEWTGEDTVLARLFSLANVFDAEIEFKTVLNDNYSLERVDMHVYKAHNDEYQGIGTNRKDITLRYGKEVTGITRTANITDLYTAINPTGADGLTLKSLNRYIYDDQQNLIFFTTNTDANGYNPDVIYAPRAKNQFPSTLTSDSKQRYIATNWETEISSIESLWGRALAELKKNMIPKVTYEISGYLKTNIGDTVQVEDEGFNPKLYLTARVTEQERSLSNPTSSNCKTTFSNVTESSSQIDQSLLDKMQELVNANKQYSLDIISDNGTVFKNNEGETTLKTVVRDGVNIVTDSFVYKWYKDNSYIATQKSLTVQASDVVSKAVYKVESFKASDIDNAVNSKEVTLFVTSDGENGAPGKNGETKYTWIMFADDVNGKNMSSDATGKSFLGLSYNQDTITPSNDAKDYSFLPMYDIAIMEDVEKRLKEVNSTTISTTEPQSPTTGDNWWQSDGNGDITGIFKWSGTEWQSAQIQQDSLIIKQLTSVAIDSAQITGSKIVNTFKDVELQGEKLTGTTTVEGANVRIDYKTANGQSGNVVINPLSTGSQVFNSQGVKINGYELSTSQLYFYDKDIGTGVTEAKYLVQYPWWWCGIKSGFSWYNNTTNQYRPKAKLVFINNMPFVNFFGILTRNSSGGGGGGWQYWGTLDIASMKIKDFMTADCNATVSVNGGDGATLGLTQGGEIVVRTPNNFNECRINCLMPLA; encoded by the coding sequence ATGACTAAATCACCACGTATTGCGATAAAAAATGCTTATGATACAGTGTTAGGATTTATAGATAATTCTGCAAAAAAGGCACTGCATTTTAAAGATGATACGCTACATGAATATTTGCAAGGTAACGCTTTTACATTTACGTTTAAAACATCTGCTAAGCATCCAGATAGTTTGGATATCAAAGAAGGTGGAAAAATTTCTTTCGTTCTCGATAATGTTGACTATAACCTAAATATAGTGGAAGTTATTCGTGATGAATTAACTGTTGAAGTGACATGTTATTCACTATCACTTGAGCTAGTAAATGAAAAAAAAGGAGCATACAAAGGTAAATCACTTTCTTTTTCTCAATATCTAAATGTGTTTGATTCTGAAAAAACATTAAATTTAGTTATTAACGAAGTGTCAGATAAAAAAATCTCTAATGAATGGACGGGAGAAGACACAGTTCTTGCTCGTCTTTTTTCTTTGGCTAATGTATTTGATGCAGAAATCGAATTTAAAACAGTTTTAAATGATAATTATAGTTTAGAGCGGGTAGACATGCACGTGTATAAAGCACACAATGACGAATATCAAGGTATTGGTACTAATAGAAAAGATATTACGTTACGCTACGGAAAAGAAGTGACAGGGATTACCAGAACAGCCAACATCACTGACCTGTATACGGCAATAAACCCGACTGGTGCAGATGGACTTACTCTAAAATCGTTGAATAGATACATATATGATGATCAACAAAATTTGATTTTTTTTACAACTAATACTGATGCTAATGGATATAATCCGGATGTTATATATGCTCCGCGTGCTAAAAATCAGTTCCCGTCCACTCTGACTTCTGATAGTAAACAGCGATATATAGCAACAAATTGGGAGACGGAAATAAGCAGTATTGAAAGTCTCTGGGGAAGGGCATTAGCTGAACTGAAAAAAAATATGATACCTAAAGTCACCTATGAAATTTCTGGTTATTTAAAAACGAATATCGGTGATACTGTTCAAGTGGAAGATGAAGGGTTTAACCCTAAGTTGTACTTAACAGCACGTGTTACGGAGCAAGAAAGAAGTTTAAGTAATCCAACTTCTTCAAATTGCAAAACAACATTCTCAAACGTTACAGAGTCAAGTAGTCAAATCGATCAATCGTTGCTTGATAAGATGCAAGAACTAGTTAACGCAAACAAACAATACTCACTCGATATAATCAGCGATAACGGTACAGTGTTTAAAAACAACGAAGGAGAAACAACGCTAAAAACAGTTGTAAGAGACGGAGTAAATATCGTCACAGACAGTTTTGTGTATAAATGGTATAAAGATAATTCTTATATTGCAACTCAAAAAAGCTTGACGGTACAAGCTTCTGACGTAGTATCTAAAGCAGTTTACAAAGTTGAATCGTTTAAAGCAAGTGATATAGATAATGCTGTTAATAGTAAAGAAGTAACTTTGTTTGTGACGAGCGACGGTGAAAATGGGGCCCCGGGTAAAAACGGCGAAACTAAATATACTTGGATAATGTTTGCTGATGATGTTAATGGTAAAAACATGTCATCAGATGCAACAGGAAAATCTTTCCTTGGTCTGTCTTATAACCAAGATACCATTACGCCGTCAAACGATGCGAAAGATTATTCATTTTTACCTATGTATGACATAGCAATAATGGAAGACGTTGAAAAAAGGCTAAAAGAAGTAAATTCAACAACAATTAGTACTACAGAACCACAAAGCCCCACAACAGGAGATAATTGGTGGCAATCGGATGGAAACGGAGATATTACTGGGATTTTCAAATGGAGTGGAACGGAATGGCAGTCTGCACAAATACAGCAAGATAGTTTAATTATCAAACAGCTAACGTCAGTAGCGATTGATTCCGCTCAAATTACAGGTTCTAAAATCGTAAATACATTCAAGGATGTTGAACTTCAAGGAGAAAAGTTGACTGGAACAACCACGGTAGAGGGGGCCAACGTTCGTATAGATTACAAAACGGCAAATGGTCAGAGTGGTAACGTTGTTATAAATCCTCTGTCAACAGGATCGCAAGTTTTTAATTCACAAGGAGTAAAAATTAATGGATACGAACTGTCTACAAGTCAATTATATTTTTATGACAAAGATATTGGGACAGGCGTTACGGAGGCTAAATACTTAGTACAATATCCATGGTGGTGGTGCGGGATTAAAAGTGGTTTTAGCTGGTATAACAATACTACTAATCAATATCGGCCTAAAGCGAAACTTGTTTTCATCAATAATATGCCTTTTGTAAACTTCTTTGGTATTTTAACTCGCAACTCTAGCGGTGGCGGTGGCGGTGGCTGGCAATACTGGGGAACATTAGATATTGCCTCAATGAAAATAAAAGATTTTATGACAGCAGACTGTAATGCAACAGTTTCTGTCAACGGTGGTGATGGGGCGACACTAGGTCTCACACAAGGAGGAGAAATTGTAGTTAGAACTCCTAATAATTTTAATGAATGTCGTATAAATTGTTTAATGCCGTTGGCATAA
- the alr gene encoding alanine racemase: MVIGKHRPTIACVNQKAIAHNISEEIKQLEGRAELFAVVKADGYGHGAVTVSKIAKDCGATGFCVAILDEALELREAGFKDPILILEPISPSYVRLLTEYNLSVTAPTYEWLKEIETIYKQENCQKPIKVHLKIDSGMGRIGFREEKELTQARDLVITSKVFELEGVFTHFATADGSDEAYFLKQQQRFLKALAILPQDIRYVHTANTATALWHEAWQSNMIRFGVSVYGLNPSGTLLDSPYQLEPALSLETELIQVKKVQAKERIGYGGEYQTQTDEWIGTVPIGYADGIRRDMSGFYMLVDGEKAPIVGRVCMDQCMLRLPKEYPTGTKVTVIGKNQHQEITVQDIADYVGTINYEIVCNITERVPRVIK; this comes from the coding sequence ATGGTAATTGGAAAGCATAGACCAACGATTGCTTGTGTGAATCAAAAAGCAATTGCACACAATATTTCGGAGGAAATAAAACAATTAGAGGGTCGAGCAGAACTATTTGCTGTCGTTAAAGCCGATGGCTATGGACATGGGGCTGTTACTGTTTCGAAAATAGCGAAAGACTGTGGTGCAACAGGATTTTGTGTTGCAATCTTAGATGAAGCGCTTGAGTTGAGAGAGGCTGGTTTTAAGGACCCCATCTTAATTCTCGAACCTATAAGTCCATCGTATGTTCGACTGCTGACAGAGTACAATCTTTCAGTCACTGCACCTACGTATGAGTGGTTGAAGGAAATAGAAACAATTTACAAGCAAGAAAACTGTCAAAAGCCAATCAAAGTTCATTTGAAAATTGACAGTGGCATGGGACGGATTGGCTTTAGAGAAGAAAAGGAATTGACACAAGCTCGCGACTTAGTAATCACATCGAAAGTCTTTGAATTAGAAGGAGTGTTCACTCACTTTGCCACGGCAGATGGTTCGGATGAGGCTTATTTTTTAAAACAGCAGCAGCGTTTCTTAAAGGCGCTAGCTATTCTTCCTCAAGATATCCGATATGTTCATACTGCCAATACCGCAACCGCACTATGGCATGAAGCGTGGCAATCCAATATGATCCGCTTTGGTGTGTCAGTATATGGGTTAAATCCTTCTGGTACATTGTTGGACTCTCCGTATCAGCTTGAACCAGCTCTGTCTCTTGAAACGGAATTGATTCAGGTGAAAAAAGTACAAGCAAAAGAACGAATCGGATACGGGGGTGAATATCAAACACAAACGGATGAGTGGATTGGAACCGTACCAATCGGTTATGCGGATGGGATTAGACGAGATATGTCTGGCTTTTATATGCTAGTGGATGGAGAAAAAGCGCCAATCGTTGGTCGAGTGTGCATGGATCAATGTATGTTGAGACTGCCTAAAGAATATCCTACTGGGACAAAAGTCACGGTTATCGGTAAAAATCAACACCAAGAGATCACGGTTCAAGATATTGCAGACTATGTTGGGACGATTAATTATGAAATTGTCTGTAATATTACAGAACGTGTGCCAAGGGTTATAAAATAA
- a CDS encoding MGMT family protein codes for MEYFDELVYSVVSQVPYGKVVSYSQISWLLGQLNAARRVGRAMRHCPDRLPAHRVVRADGQIVGECAKERKQTLLAEEVIFKANEKIDMKVSSWDGKGYDKNFSKI; via the coding sequence ATGGAGTATTTTGATGAATTAGTATACAGTGTAGTAAGCCAAGTCCCATATGGAAAAGTAGTCTCATACAGTCAGATTTCTTGGTTATTAGGACAGTTAAATGCTGCCCGCAGGGTTGGTCGTGCCATGCGTCATTGTCCAGATAGGCTTCCAGCGCACCGAGTTGTGCGGGCGGATGGTCAAATTGTAGGAGAATGCGCAAAGGAACGGAAGCAGACATTATTGGCTGAAGAAGTTATTTTTAAAGCAAATGAAAAGATTGATATGAAAGTATCCTCTTGGGATGGTAAGGGTTATGATAAAAACTTTTCAAAAATTTAG
- a CDS encoding SDR family oxidoreductase, translated as MKKLLNKVAIVTGAASGMGQATAHLFAHEGAKVVVSDRNKEAGEQTVQTIKQNGGEAIFVQTDVTKEEEIRALFDETVTQYGTLDILVNNAGIMDNMAAVGQVSDEMWYKVLEVNTSSVMRMTRKALPIFLNKKKGVIVNIASVGGFRGGNAGAAYTASKHAVIGLTKNTGYLYAKEGIRCNAIAPGATKTNIGESMQNLDPYGSAICRSGMSLLPRLGESEEIASAVLFLASEDSSFINGEVLVADGGQTAY; from the coding sequence ATGAAGAAATTACTAAACAAAGTTGCGATTGTTACAGGTGCAGCAAGTGGAATGGGACAAGCAACTGCGCATTTATTTGCACATGAAGGAGCAAAAGTTGTGGTGTCAGATAGGAACAAAGAAGCAGGAGAACAAACAGTGCAAACGATTAAGCAAAATGGTGGTGAGGCGATATTTGTTCAAACAGATGTAACCAAAGAAGAAGAAATTCGAGCATTGTTCGATGAAACTGTCACACAGTACGGAACACTTGATATTTTAGTTAACAATGCAGGAATAATGGATAATATGGCTGCAGTTGGACAGGTAAGTGATGAGATGTGGTACAAAGTTCTAGAGGTCAACACCAGTTCCGTTATGCGCATGACTAGAAAAGCACTGCCCATTTTTTTAAACAAGAAGAAAGGAGTGATAGTAAATATTGCTTCTGTAGGTGGGTTTAGAGGGGGAAATGCAGGAGCAGCCTATACAGCGTCCAAGCATGCAGTGATTGGTTTGACAAAAAACACTGGCTATCTTTATGCAAAAGAAGGGATTAGATGCAATGCCATTGCACCAGGGGCCACTAAAACAAATATTGGTGAATCAATGCAAAATCTTGATCCTTATGGTTCTGCAATCTGTCGCAGTGGCATGAGCTTACTGCCAAGGCTGGGGGAATCAGAGGAAATTGCTTCTGCAGTGTTATTCTTAGCTAGTGAGGATTCTAGTTTTATTAATGGCGAAGTACTTGTTGCGGACGGTGGACAAACAGCTTATTAA
- a CDS encoding phage holin — protein MNNIKEKMKTKSFWLAMIPAILLLAQEVLKLFGIAFQTDSLQKELLDILNTIFVILTVSGIVISHDETSE, from the coding sequence ATGAATAACATTAAAGAAAAAATGAAGACAAAAAGTTTTTGGTTGGCAATGATTCCAGCTATTTTGTTATTAGCACAAGAGGTGCTAAAACTTTTTGGAATTGCTTTTCAAACAGATAGTTTACAAAAAGAATTACTCGATATCTTAAATACAATATTCGTGATTTTAACTGTATCGGGTATTGTAATCAGCCATGATGAAACGTCTGAATAA
- a CDS encoding DEAD/DEAH box helicase, with amino-acid sequence MTFKSFQLQPYLNEALAEIHFETPTEVQKKLIPVIQSGRNVIGQSQTGSGKTHTFLLPLFDGIDPEKEEVQVIVTAPSRELAEQIYQAALQLAEHAPKKIRVANIVGGTDKQRQMSKLKHQQPHVVIGTPGRIADMMTEQALKVHTATKFVVDEADMTLDLGFLSEVDQIAAQLPDHLQMLVFSATIPEKLKPFLKKYVENPVIEHIKAENVISSEIENWLISTKSKDKNQLIYQLLTVGHPYLAIVFANTKQRVDEIHKFLQSQGLKAAKVHGDIQPRERKRIMKQVQNLDYQYVVATDLAARGIDIEGVSHVINAEIPNDLTFFIHRVGRTGRNGLTGTAITLYEPGQEAEIAEIEKLGIHFQPKDLKNGEIVETYDRNRRKKREKSQVELDPTMIGLVKKKKKKIKPGYKKKINRAIADDARQKKKVERRSQARAIKKSKKQSHN; translated from the coding sequence ATGACATTTAAATCATTTCAACTACAACCCTATCTAAATGAAGCTTTAGCAGAGATTCATTTTGAGACACCAACAGAGGTACAAAAAAAATTAATTCCTGTGATTCAGTCAGGTCGTAACGTAATCGGACAATCTCAAACAGGTTCAGGAAAAACACACACATTTTTACTTCCATTGTTTGATGGCATAGATCCAGAAAAAGAAGAGGTTCAAGTCATTGTTACTGCACCGAGTCGAGAGCTAGCTGAACAAATCTATCAAGCTGCTTTGCAACTAGCAGAACATGCACCAAAAAAAATTCGAGTAGCGAATATTGTTGGTGGCACGGACAAACAAAGACAAATGAGCAAGCTGAAGCATCAGCAGCCTCATGTGGTCATCGGAACACCTGGACGTATTGCAGACATGATGACAGAACAGGCGCTAAAAGTCCATACTGCTACAAAGTTTGTGGTGGATGAAGCAGATATGACATTGGACCTTGGTTTTCTTAGCGAAGTTGATCAAATTGCCGCGCAGTTGCCAGATCATTTGCAAATGTTAGTATTTTCAGCAACGATTCCTGAAAAGCTCAAGCCATTTTTGAAAAAATATGTAGAAAATCCTGTGATTGAGCACATTAAAGCGGAAAATGTGATTTCTAGTGAAATAGAAAATTGGTTAATTTCGACAAAAAGCAAAGATAAAAATCAGTTGATCTATCAGTTGTTGACGGTTGGTCACCCGTATTTAGCTATTGTTTTTGCCAATACCAAGCAACGGGTTGATGAAATTCATAAATTTTTACAATCACAAGGTCTAAAAGCAGCTAAAGTCCATGGGGATATCCAGCCACGTGAGCGAAAGCGCATTATGAAACAAGTTCAAAATTTAGATTACCAGTACGTAGTCGCAACTGACTTGGCAGCGAGAGGGATTGATATTGAAGGGGTTTCTCATGTCATCAATGCAGAGATTCCTAATGATTTGACCTTTTTCATTCACCGTGTTGGGAGGACTGGAAGAAACGGTCTAACTGGAACAGCTATCACACTTTACGAACCAGGCCAAGAAGCTGAAATTGCTGAAATCGAAAAATTAGGTATTCATTTTCAACCAAAAGACTTAAAAAATGGTGAAATTGTAGAAACCTATGACCGAAATCGTCGGAAAAAACGTGAAAAGTCACAAGTAGAATTAGATCCGACCATGATAGGATTAGTCAAAAAGAAAAAGAAAAAAATCAAGCCTGGCTATAAGAAAAAAATTAATCGGGCGATTGCTGATGATGCACGTCAGAAGAAAAAAGTGGAGCGTCGTTCACAGGCTCGTGCGATTAAGAAGTCAAAAAAACAATCTCATAATTAA
- a CDS encoding alpha/beta hydrolase gives MKKRKKISIALATFAAVSLTGLGWGTNYLFNYAVRSGEKDFLSGASASGSTENVFKGWGFSKNSPETLSMKSRDNLKLSATYFNQTQASKTKKLAVIAHGYGSSSKDMKQYAEMFYNLGYDLLLPDARAHGKSEGEFIGFGWLDRLDYVDWINKMVKKYDGNVEIALYGISMGGATVMMTAGEKLPDNVKVVIEDCGYDSVKNELVYQLSEMFHLPEYPLVPLASIESSLRANYGFYESSAIKQMKKNERPTLFIHGDQDDFVPTKMVYSVYNATKGPKELEIVKGAKHAQSYKINPTKYKEIVAKFLSKYM, from the coding sequence GTGAAAAAAAGAAAAAAAATATCGATTGCTTTAGCGACATTTGCTGCAGTTTCTTTAACTGGGCTAGGATGGGGCACAAATTATTTATTTAATTACGCAGTTCGTTCTGGTGAAAAAGATTTTTTAAGTGGAGCGAGTGCTTCTGGTAGTACTGAAAATGTCTTCAAAGGCTGGGGATTTTCAAAAAATTCACCTGAAACATTGTCAATGAAATCAAGAGATAATCTAAAATTAAGTGCAACTTATTTCAACCAAACTCAAGCATCAAAAACGAAAAAGTTGGCCGTTATTGCCCATGGATACGGCAGCTCATCCAAGGATATGAAACAGTATGCTGAAATGTTTTATAACTTAGGCTATGACCTTCTTCTTCCAGACGCACGTGCACATGGGAAGAGCGAAGGAGAGTTCATTGGATTTGGCTGGTTAGATCGACTTGATTACGTCGATTGGATTAATAAAATGGTCAAAAAATACGATGGTAATGTTGAAATTGCTCTGTATGGGATTAGTATGGGCGGGGCGACAGTAATGATGACAGCTGGTGAGAAATTACCGGATAATGTGAAAGTAGTTATTGAAGATTGTGGCTATGATTCAGTTAAAAATGAGCTAGTCTACCAACTATCAGAAATGTTCCATCTACCAGAATATCCACTTGTGCCACTTGCTTCAATCGAGTCTTCTTTAAGAGCCAATTATGGCTTTTATGAATCAAGTGCAATCAAACAAATGAAAAAAAATGAACGGCCAACGTTATTTATCCACGGAGACCAAGATGATTTTGTCCCAACGAAGATGGTATATTCTGTATATAATGCTACTAAAGGACCAAAAGAGCTGGAAATTGTCAAAGGAGCAAAACATGCTCAAAGTTATAAAATCAATCCTACTAAATATAAAGAAATAGTGGCTAAATTTTTGAGCAAATACATGTAA
- a CDS encoding Panacea domain-containing protein, with product MEKKVVFEKIEDLIAHLKNVMRTTSPLRLQKTLYFLYAFYGATYGKICEEQNTENGRISEMSTNYPKKLFAEEFEAWEYGPVIRKVYTDNKNGKYDNLEDNTDKYQDDEMREIMGFIDDLVGTLNKMTEFDLVDRTHEDKAWKTKFDREHKYASPTIDSETLINEYYEKLNAASAI from the coding sequence ATGGAAAAGAAAGTAGTCTTTGAGAAAATCGAAGATCTAATCGCACACTTGAAAAACGTTATGAGAACTACAAGTCCTTTACGATTGCAAAAGACTTTATATTTCTTGTATGCTTTTTATGGAGCAACTTATGGAAAAATATGTGAAGAACAAAACACAGAGAACGGTAGAATATCTGAGATGTCTACTAATTACCCAAAAAAACTTTTTGCAGAAGAATTCGAAGCTTGGGAATACGGTCCGGTTATACGAAAGGTATATACGGACAACAAGAATGGAAAATATGATAATTTAGAAGACAATACAGATAAGTATCAAGACGACGAAATGAGAGAAATCATGGGGTTTATTGATGATTTAGTAGGAACTTTAAACAAAATGACAGAGTTTGATTTAGTAGATAGAACGCATGAAGACAAAGCATGGAAAACTAAATTTGATAGAGAACACAAATATGCTAGTCCAACTATAGATTCTGAAACGCTAATTAATGAATATTATGAAAAACTAAATGCAGCGAGTGCAATTTAG
- a CDS encoding AEC family transporter, protein MLTAYLNIFVIFALMFLGYLLTWKKWFDNMIADTFSKLVLNFALPASMFLNITQKFSKDQFLHLFKGMLLPITSILVTFVISIIYAKLTKVPRSRQGTFETMFTASNTIFIGLPINLAIFGEVAVPYVLLYYICNTTFFWTIGVYLIATDSPGIKQSQIKFNFFTAIKQIFSPALLGFIVGLFWLLLGIPTPHFVKDFLGYLGDLTTPLSMLFIGTIVYFTGITNLKMNKDTFGVLLGRYLISPLVVLGLSYIIPIPPMMLKVFIIQSAMPVQNSVPILTRSYKADTEFSTTSLTYSVLLYLFIIPILLHFVF, encoded by the coding sequence GTGCTTACTGCGTATTTAAATATATTTGTTATTTTTGCTTTAATGTTTTTAGGATATTTATTAACTTGGAAGAAATGGTTTGACAATATGATTGCCGATACTTTTTCAAAATTGGTTTTAAATTTTGCGCTACCAGCGAGTATGTTTTTAAATATTACTCAAAAGTTTTCAAAAGATCAATTTCTTCATTTGTTTAAAGGTATGTTACTACCAATCACCTCTATACTAGTAACATTTGTCATTAGTATTATTTATGCTAAGCTGACGAAAGTTCCGCGTTCAAGACAAGGAACTTTTGAAACAATGTTTACCGCATCCAACACTATTTTTATTGGTCTTCCAATTAATCTTGCGATATTTGGAGAGGTAGCAGTACCTTATGTATTACTTTATTATATTTGTAATACGACATTTTTTTGGACAATTGGTGTTTATTTGATTGCAACAGACTCCCCTGGGATTAAACAAAGTCAAATCAAATTTAATTTTTTTACAGCTATTAAGCAAATTTTTTCACCCGCTTTATTAGGGTTTATTGTCGGACTATTCTGGCTATTGCTCGGTATCCCAACTCCTCATTTTGTAAAAGACTTTTTAGGTTATTTAGGCGACTTAACAACGCCGCTTTCTATGCTCTTTATTGGAACCATCGTTTATTTTACTGGAATTACAAATCTGAAAATGAATAAAGATACCTTTGGTGTGCTTTTAGGACGATACTTGATTTCACCATTGGTCGTTTTGGGCCTTTCATATATCATCCCAATTCCTCCAATGATGTTGAAAGTATTTATTATTCAATCTGCCATGCCAGTTCAAAATTCTGTTCCAATACTAACTAGAAGCTACAAAGCAGATACGGAATTTTCAACCACTAGTTTGACTTATTCGGTATTACTTTATTTATTTATTATTCCAATATTATTGCATTTTGTTTTTTAG
- a CDS encoding LysM peptidoglycan-binding domain-containing protein, whose protein sequence is MKKFLASVVILTVFLPNLASAAITKYTPGIPRTDFVDVSSHQGSLSVSDYQKMKSEGVKGVVVKATEGTNYVNPYATVQANNARAAGLTVSFYHFARYNSVAEAQAEANYFINVAKELGADKDTIMVNDQEDNQVYNRDVLTNNVLNKAFENTLWANGYKNPEVYTGSYLLNSRFNLTDTQGWIAQYVANPLASNLKFTGRSAWQWASDYQFQGIPGKNFDVSIDYKGVFTKDKDTEHKVIPPTPVPNPNASTYTVVNGDTLSGIGIKFGKNWTEIASLNGISKPYIIHVGQVIKVNNNGGGNTNNAVSSTYVVRSGDTLSGIANKLGTTVSALQSANNIANANLIYAGQTLKTSGNTSQTTYTVKSGDTLSDIASKLGTTVNNLQSKNSISNPNLIFPGQKLNK, encoded by the coding sequence ATGAAAAAGTTTTTAGCATCAGTAGTAATTTTGACAGTATTTTTACCAAATTTGGCCAGTGCTGCAATCACAAAATATACTCCAGGGATCCCACGAACAGACTTCGTAGACGTGTCAAGTCATCAAGGCAGTTTGAGTGTTTCAGACTATCAAAAAATGAAGTCAGAGGGTGTGAAAGGCGTTGTTGTAAAAGCAACGGAAGGTACAAATTACGTCAATCCTTACGCGACTGTTCAAGCAAACAACGCACGTGCAGCAGGTTTAACTGTAAGCTTTTATCACTTTGCACGATATAATAGCGTTGCAGAAGCGCAAGCAGAAGCAAACTACTTCATCAACGTAGCAAAAGAATTAGGTGCTGATAAAGATACTATCATGGTAAATGACCAAGAAGACAATCAAGTATACAATCGTGATGTATTGACAAACAATGTCTTAAACAAAGCGTTTGAAAATACGTTATGGGCGAACGGTTACAAAAATCCCGAAGTTTACACAGGAAGTTATCTATTAAATAGTAGATTTAATTTAACGGATACCCAAGGTTGGATTGCACAGTACGTTGCAAATCCTCTTGCTAGCAATCTTAAATTTACAGGTCGTTCGGCATGGCAATGGGCTAGCGACTATCAATTCCAAGGAATTCCGGGCAAAAACTTTGATGTATCTATTGACTATAAAGGTGTGTTTACAAAAGACAAAGATACAGAACATAAAGTAATTCCACCTACACCAGTTCCAAATCCAAATGCTTCAACATACACAGTCGTGAATGGTGATACACTAAGCGGTATCGGAATTAAATTTGGTAAGAACTGGACGGAAATTGCAAGCTTAAACGGTATCAGCAAACCTTATATTATCCACGTAGGTCAAGTGATTAAAGTAAATAACAACGGTGGAGGAAACACAAATAACGCTGTTAGCTCAACTTATGTGGTGCGAAGCGGAGACACGTTATCAGGTATTGCAAACAAATTAGGTACGACTGTTAGCGCGTTACAATCAGCAAATAACATCGCTAATGCTAATCTAATCTACGCAGGTCAAACGCTTAAAACTAGCGGTAATACTAGTCAAACTACGTACACAGTGAAAAGTGGAGACACGTTATCTGACATTGCAAGCAAGCTAGGGACTACAGTTAACAACTTGCAAAGTAAGAATTCTATTTCGAATCCGAATTTAATTTTCCCCGGACAAAAACTAAATAAATAA
- a CDS encoding DUF5960 family protein → MKSKSVDIAFHCAETEAFEKHYYELVSFPIPLLFHQESIVKTMQNTQKDYFIVPRKYSVTGKDLIFHFRKEIQDDCTLYYYRGVSSNKKIIRKFKES, encoded by the coding sequence GTGAAAAGTAAAAGTGTAGATATCGCATTTCATTGTGCTGAAACAGAAGCTTTTGAGAAACACTATTATGAACTAGTTTCATTCCCTATTCCTTTATTATTTCATCAAGAGTCTATTGTAAAGACAATGCAGAACACACAGAAAGATTATTTCATTGTTCCTCGAAAGTATTCAGTGACAGGAAAAGATTTGATATTTCATTTCAGAAAAGAGATACAAGACGATTGTACACTTTACTACTACCGAGGTGTTTCGTCTAATAAAAAAATTATAAGAAAATTCAAGGAGAGTTGA
- a CDS encoding CD1375 family protein: MSKLDTIIRFFVMQIDLGKITIEQVPATYKSKVAKYISEREADKTSEN, from the coding sequence ATGAGTAAATTAGACACTATTATTAGATTTTTCGTGATGCAAATAGACTTAGGTAAAATCACGATTGAACAAGTACCTGCGACGTACAAATCGAAAGTAGCAAAGTATATTTCAGAAAGAGAAGCTGATAAGACTAGTGAGAACTAG